Proteins encoded by one window of Candidatus Sumerlaea chitinivorans:
- a CDS encoding rhomboid family serine protease, producing the protein MVWGIILGCVFVFVQQVVMPLRVEMRFVHLFGLVPRRLLDPEWAWQVGYPPGASLSVVTSMFLHGSFAHLLFNMWTLAVFGDNVEDRMGHIRFLVFYLLCGIAAGVTHMLVNPSSTVPTVGASGAIAGVLAAYLFLFPHARIITFVPVLFIPYIVEVPAAIFLGMWFLIQLLSGWASLGLPPNVGGVAWWAHVGGFAFGALTFSAFVPRRARRVGW; encoded by the coding sequence ATGGTATGGGGCATCATCCTCGGCTGCGTGTTTGTGTTTGTTCAGCAAGTGGTGATGCCCTTGCGCGTTGAAATGCGTTTTGTCCACTTGTTCGGATTGGTTCCTCGTCGGCTTTTGGATCCGGAGTGGGCATGGCAAGTTGGCTACCCACCGGGCGCATCCCTTTCAGTTGTCACGAGCATGTTTCTACACGGCAGTTTTGCGCATTTGCTCTTCAATATGTGGACGTTGGCTGTTTTCGGTGACAATGTAGAGGATCGGATGGGGCATATCCGCTTCCTCGTCTTCTATCTGCTTTGCGGGATTGCGGCGGGTGTCACTCACATGCTGGTGAATCCGAGTTCGACTGTGCCTACGGTCGGGGCGTCGGGAGCGATCGCCGGCGTGTTAGCCGCGTATCTATTCCTCTTTCCCCATGCGCGAATCATTACATTTGTGCCGGTGCTCTTTATCCCGTACATTGTGGAAGTCCCAGCGGCGATCTTTCTGGGAATGTGGTTTCTCATCCAATTGCTGAGTGGTTGGGCATCCCTCGGGCTGCCACCCAACGTTGGGGGAGTGGCGTGGTGGGCGCACGTCGGAGGTTTTGCATTTGGTGCATTGACGTTTTCGGCGTTTGTCCCGCGAAGAGCAAGGCGCGTGGGCTGGTAA
- a CDS encoding hypothetical protein (similar to Phospholipid N-methyltransferase), whose translation MTGTILSRLRTGDTLTLCEINPAFVRVLEEKFAANPKWKPWRAAVQIICAPVEELSVERQFHHAVCGLPFNNFPPTIVDAIFSKLASLTSPRGTLSFFEYVFIRQLKMPFASSKERERLRAVAEILGHYIQNHQIRQKLVLPNLPPAWARTLRF comes from the coding sequence GTGACAGGGACGATCCTGAGCCGACTGCGCACTGGGGACACCCTGACGCTTTGCGAGATCAACCCTGCCTTCGTCCGGGTTCTTGAAGAGAAATTCGCAGCGAATCCCAAATGGAAACCGTGGAGGGCAGCAGTACAGATTATCTGCGCCCCAGTTGAAGAGCTCTCGGTGGAGCGGCAGTTTCATCACGCCGTTTGCGGATTACCATTCAACAATTTCCCGCCGACGATAGTGGACGCGATTTTCAGTAAGCTGGCCTCGCTCACAAGCCCGAGGGGTACGTTAAGCTTTTTTGAATACGTGTTTATCCGGCAGCTCAAAATGCCTTTCGCTTCCTCCAAGGAACGAGAACGCCTGCGAGCGGTTGCTGAGATTCTTGGGCACTACATTCAAAACCATCAAATACGGCAAAAGCTTGTGTTACCGAATCTGCCACCTGCGTGGGCGCGCACATTACGGTTCTGA
- a CDS encoding Transglutaminase-like enzyme, with protein sequence MTLERAFALSVTLVALLGFLMLYLTGEFPPYLILPAFPLLGAAFFIRKWLARVPTFLWDLVTLIGFVAILPIARSSLLNATVYFFLFLQLVKVLSMRRPRDAFSVYVISFFQVLAAAVLTTSPVFGFAFLVYAGLLSWSLMLTIMLMGALSVQQFAPAAAPAPKKFRIFSSSPYLPESIRKLRVPSLRLVVLFLTLLILCISIAVFVITPRFSTRRLLATLGARGEPPAVSAFEESVEFGSYRKIQLDNSVALYVRPDQPELRPNAIRLRGVALDYFDGRRWRRSTWTTDQAPFPQLTIRPLPARWNTIVQPPNVTRFIFGETFPQRLVLELDQVVLSDPYSASAWLPYVPAKEIHYRVFSRVETLEQREPPERYQRPIPGVQTSTSGSESPTTHPLEIARRFAEHLARAADETLRASGERTDSRPLSPDDIFTGRGPRAGRNPGMRGAFGGQLGMASPRYVEACLQIPNSLDTQKLRAFAMQIVGNRQTAYEKALAIESYLRSRYQYTLEQIPDNPKNPVEDFLFESRRGHCEYFATAMVMLLRSLDIPARIVNGYYSAEWNNFAKSFTVRQRDAHSWVEVFFPGYGWMTFDPTPPDAIGRAIEFNPYLLTAMRLWDSVKLRWYRVMIDFSIEDQRFVAGTFLRMFASHHEEVAEWGGGNYAADDSMRELAPSIAGVVLVGGALVLVLLSFRGRWAKAKGRKTKRSARGWSPPPEFYGQLLKEFERLGYHRAVHETPREFAERIAKSIPEFASFAQVTQWYYGYRYGEHELMAEQLHAIQELRNSVRRYAQRHRHTAPA encoded by the coding sequence ATGACTCTGGAACGAGCCTTTGCCTTGTCGGTCACCTTGGTTGCGCTGCTCGGATTTCTCATGCTTTATCTGACAGGGGAGTTTCCGCCGTACCTCATCCTCCCTGCTTTTCCTCTCTTAGGAGCTGCTTTCTTCATCAGGAAGTGGTTGGCTCGCGTTCCCACATTCCTGTGGGATCTCGTGACGTTGATTGGATTCGTTGCAATCTTGCCCATTGCCCGATCCAGCCTGTTGAACGCGACCGTATATTTCTTTCTCTTTCTTCAGCTGGTGAAAGTGCTTTCCATGCGGCGACCGCGCGACGCGTTTTCAGTTTACGTGATTAGTTTCTTTCAGGTCCTTGCCGCTGCGGTGCTAACCACGTCGCCTGTGTTCGGATTTGCGTTTCTTGTTTATGCGGGGCTGCTAAGTTGGTCCTTGATGCTTACTATCATGCTGATGGGTGCGCTGTCTGTGCAACAGTTTGCACCTGCGGCGGCTCCTGCACCGAAGAAGTTTCGCATTTTCTCAAGCTCGCCATATCTTCCGGAATCTATCCGCAAACTTCGGGTCCCCTCTCTACGCCTCGTCGTGCTCTTTCTCACGTTGCTTATCCTCTGCATTTCCATCGCCGTTTTTGTTATCACTCCAAGATTCTCCACGCGGCGGCTACTTGCGACCCTTGGTGCGAGGGGCGAGCCACCCGCGGTGTCAGCTTTCGAGGAAAGCGTCGAGTTTGGATCCTATCGGAAAATTCAACTCGACAACTCCGTCGCGCTGTACGTACGCCCAGATCAGCCGGAGTTGCGCCCCAACGCCATCCGGCTGCGTGGGGTCGCCCTGGATTACTTCGACGGACGTCGCTGGCGACGCAGTACTTGGACAACCGATCAAGCCCCATTTCCGCAATTGACCATCCGCCCCCTACCGGCCCGATGGAACACGATTGTGCAACCCCCGAACGTGACACGGTTTATCTTTGGCGAAACATTCCCTCAGCGACTTGTGCTGGAGCTCGATCAAGTAGTACTTTCCGACCCATATAGTGCGAGCGCTTGGTTGCCCTACGTACCGGCTAAAGAAATCCATTACCGAGTCTTTTCACGTGTCGAAACATTAGAACAACGAGAGCCGCCCGAACGCTACCAGCGCCCGATTCCGGGTGTCCAGACGTCAACTTCTGGAAGTGAGTCCCCTACGACACATCCTTTGGAAATTGCTCGCCGGTTTGCTGAGCACCTCGCGAGAGCTGCGGATGAAACGTTAAGAGCAAGCGGGGAGCGAACAGATTCTCGTCCCCTGAGTCCGGACGACATTTTTACAGGCCGAGGACCACGCGCTGGTCGAAATCCGGGAATGCGCGGCGCATTTGGAGGACAACTTGGAATGGCCTCGCCACGTTATGTGGAGGCCTGTTTGCAGATTCCGAACAGCCTTGACACTCAAAAACTTCGAGCCTTCGCCATGCAGATCGTCGGAAACCGTCAAACTGCGTATGAGAAGGCGCTTGCTATCGAATCCTACCTCAGAAGTCGCTACCAATACACGCTCGAACAAATCCCAGATAACCCCAAAAACCCGGTCGAAGATTTCCTTTTCGAAAGTAGGCGCGGCCACTGCGAGTATTTCGCCACGGCCATGGTGATGTTGCTGCGCTCTTTAGATATCCCGGCGAGAATCGTGAACGGCTATTACAGCGCCGAATGGAATAATTTTGCGAAGTCTTTTACAGTTCGCCAACGCGATGCTCATTCATGGGTTGAGGTCTTTTTCCCGGGCTACGGATGGATGACATTTGACCCAACGCCCCCCGATGCCATCGGGCGCGCTATCGAGTTTAATCCCTACTTGCTGACCGCGATGCGGCTGTGGGATTCGGTGAAACTGAGATGGTATCGCGTCATGATCGACTTCTCCATCGAGGATCAGCGATTCGTGGCGGGAACGTTTTTACGGATGTTCGCAAGTCATCATGAGGAAGTTGCAGAATGGGGCGGCGGAAACTACGCTGCCGACGACAGCATGCGCGAACTGGCGCCTTCGATTGCGGGCGTTGTGCTTGTCGGTGGGGCGCTGGTTTTAGTCTTGCTGAGCTTTCGCGGTCGCTGGGCCAAAGCAAAGGGCCGGAAAACCAAAAGAAGCGCTCGCGGTTGGTCACCTCCGCCTGAGTTCTACGGGCAACTGCTAAAAGAGTTTGAGCGATTGGGATACCATCGGGCAGTTCACGAAACACCACGTGAATTCGCAGAACGAATCGCGAAGAGTATTCCGGAATTTGCGAGCTTTGCACAAGTCACACAATGGTACTACGGCTACCGTTATGGCGAGCACGAATTAATGGCCGAGCAATTGCATGCGATTCAAGAACTTCGCAACAGCGTGCGCCGTTACGCTCAACGCCACCGCCATACTGCTCCGGCGTAG
- a CDS encoding putative BioA alternative protein encodes MREVKHVAVLGAGGLGRNMARLLGYKREFKLVAICDKGGYAFDEAGISADLISSLPAGTSVATLPKIGVPSSDAIGDLMAKRDAIDGIFVALPNLPNEAIPQTVERIAASGFRGVMVDALKRTRAVELMLALRDKLAAAQITYITGAGATPGLLTAAAALAAQSFVEIESVEIYFGVGIANWDAYRATIREDIAHLEGFSVEKVAQMTDEEIEQELEKRNGILELVNMEHADDVMLEVAGVVDRSKVKVGGIVDTRNPKKPVSTNVKITGITFEGKRSTHTFILGDETSMAANVNGPALGYMKTGFWLQEHGIYGLFTSAELMPRFPR; translated from the coding sequence GTGCGAGAAGTTAAGCATGTCGCTGTGCTGGGGGCGGGTGGTTTAGGGCGCAATATGGCCCGGTTGCTGGGCTATAAGCGAGAATTCAAGCTTGTTGCAATATGCGACAAGGGGGGCTATGCGTTTGACGAAGCAGGCATTTCTGCGGACCTCATCAGCTCCCTTCCTGCTGGGACTTCGGTAGCAACCCTCCCGAAGATCGGTGTTCCCAGCAGCGACGCCATTGGCGATCTCATGGCCAAGCGCGATGCTATCGACGGCATTTTCGTCGCCCTCCCGAATCTCCCCAATGAAGCGATCCCGCAAACCGTGGAGCGCATTGCTGCCAGCGGGTTTCGTGGCGTGATGGTGGACGCCCTAAAACGTACCCGGGCGGTCGAGCTCATGCTCGCCCTAAGAGACAAGCTTGCCGCAGCTCAGATCACCTACATCACCGGGGCGGGAGCTACGCCGGGTCTCCTCACCGCGGCAGCGGCGTTAGCAGCACAGTCGTTTGTTGAGATCGAAAGCGTGGAAATCTACTTTGGGGTGGGAATCGCGAATTGGGACGCCTATCGCGCGACGATCCGCGAGGACATTGCCCACCTTGAAGGCTTCTCTGTGGAAAAGGTCGCCCAAATGACCGACGAGGAGATCGAGCAGGAACTCGAAAAGCGCAACGGCATCCTTGAACTCGTGAACATGGAGCATGCCGATGACGTGATGCTGGAAGTGGCGGGCGTTGTGGATCGCTCAAAGGTGAAGGTTGGCGGCATCGTCGACACTCGCAACCCCAAGAAGCCGGTCAGTACTAATGTGAAAATCACCGGCATTACTTTTGAGGGGAAGCGCAGTACGCACACCTTCATTTTAGGTGATGAAACCAGCATGGCGGCAAACGTCAACGGGCCGGCACTTGGCTACATGAAAACAGGATTCTGGCTACAGGAACACGGCATTTACGGCCTTTTCACAAGTGCAGAGCTCATGCCACGGTTCCCACGATAA
- a CDS encoding ATP-binding protein of ABC transporter, with protein sequence MIEGRSVTKTYSSAQNSRPVLDNADFSIQAKDFIALVGRSGCGKTTLLNLIGALDVPTCGSILFEGTSLEGMSDEERSHFRNRHVGFIFQSFMLLPQRSACDNVLLPLVLAGASLSNARKRALEALEEVGLAHFAHAPAAKLSGGQQQRVAIARAIANRPKLILADEPTGNLDTDTSLEILELLAAYREAHGVTIVIVTHDPLIERFPIIKWTIHEGKIVPFVGKI encoded by the coding sequence ATGATTGAGGGGCGCAGCGTCACAAAAACTTATTCCTCTGCACAGAATTCGCGTCCAGTGTTGGACAACGCAGATTTTTCGATCCAAGCAAAGGACTTCATTGCATTAGTGGGTCGGAGTGGCTGCGGCAAAACGACCCTATTGAATCTTATTGGCGCGCTCGATGTGCCGACATGTGGCTCGATCCTTTTCGAAGGCACATCCTTAGAGGGGATGAGCGACGAAGAGCGATCTCACTTTCGGAACCGACACGTCGGGTTTATTTTTCAGTCATTCATGCTTCTCCCACAACGAAGTGCTTGCGACAATGTGCTCTTGCCACTGGTGCTCGCAGGGGCCTCGCTGAGCAACGCAAGAAAGCGGGCTCTTGAGGCATTAGAGGAGGTCGGGCTGGCGCACTTTGCACATGCTCCGGCAGCAAAGCTCTCAGGTGGACAGCAGCAGAGGGTTGCGATCGCGCGCGCGATTGCAAATCGGCCCAAACTCATCCTTGCCGATGAACCAACTGGCAATCTCGATACGGACACGAGTTTGGAGATACTTGAGCTGCTCGCTGCCTACCGCGAAGCTCATGGTGTGACCATCGTGATTGTCACCCACGATCCCCTTATCGAGCGCTTTCCCATTATAAAGTGGACCATTCACGAGGGGAAAATCGTCCCTTTTGTGGGTAAGATTTAG
- a CDS encoding Acyl-CoA reductase, with amino-acid sequence MPRCVDLELNSDLAENGVQGFSFFQQRQISENENRRMVKHADLEAPIVSNARTLAKVLQRLVLARERLGEKIVERVPDVITRAGRLLLDPNHPLHKRALLAGERNRMTPQMTREALRNLFRGVTIQRLRAFRQRELAVARGYTLYPPTLVFHNLAGNLFLSGLESIILGMLAGGANLVRCSNSDRSFPRIWQEAVNSIDEAVGKTIFVGWWEHSALEITRTAMEHAHAVLAYGEDETIRTLRNLAPSECRFIGHGNRVSFALLDETDLQPKRLARLCSNLAYDFLIYDQRGCMSPLGVFVVSRTVGPVEQFCEMLCQSFRKIARRFPGWPFTLEEQATVAAIREEARIGAALALAKHHKQLCTTKIISREDDPFLLLLQPAQDFTVGCGLRTAHVWWASSYETVFRVLQKLRGQVSTIGVAHTNAQWAELALSVRAGRLCKIGQMQKPSLGWAHDGFLPLLPLMTVVRIE; translated from the coding sequence TTGCCACGATGCGTAGATCTCGAACTCAATAGCGACCTTGCAGAAAACGGCGTTCAAGGGTTTTCCTTTTTCCAACAACGTCAAATCTCTGAAAACGAGAACAGAAGAATGGTCAAACACGCAGATTTGGAAGCTCCGATTGTGAGCAACGCGCGTACCCTGGCCAAAGTGCTTCAGCGGCTCGTGCTGGCACGCGAACGGCTGGGAGAAAAAATCGTGGAACGTGTGCCCGACGTCATTACGCGCGCAGGCCGCCTCTTGCTTGATCCGAATCATCCGCTCCACAAACGTGCACTTCTTGCGGGTGAGCGCAACCGCATGACCCCACAAATGACCCGAGAAGCTCTTCGCAACCTTTTTCGTGGTGTGACAATTCAGAGACTCCGCGCTTTTCGGCAGCGAGAACTTGCCGTAGCACGTGGCTACACCCTTTACCCACCTACACTGGTTTTTCACAATCTCGCGGGGAATCTTTTTTTGTCCGGTCTTGAATCCATCATTCTGGGAATGTTGGCCGGGGGAGCAAACCTCGTACGGTGCTCGAACTCGGATCGCTCTTTTCCGCGTATCTGGCAAGAAGCCGTAAACAGTATTGACGAGGCGGTGGGCAAAACCATTTTCGTTGGCTGGTGGGAGCACTCCGCACTTGAGATCACCCGCACGGCCATGGAGCACGCCCACGCAGTCCTGGCTTATGGCGAGGACGAAACCATCCGCACGTTACGAAATCTTGCGCCTTCCGAGTGTCGGTTCATCGGCCACGGGAACCGAGTGAGTTTTGCACTGCTGGACGAGACCGACCTTCAACCTAAGCGGTTGGCTCGACTGTGTAGTAACTTGGCCTACGACTTCCTCATCTACGATCAACGAGGCTGTATGTCGCCACTGGGCGTCTTCGTCGTAAGCAGGACTGTGGGGCCTGTAGAACAATTCTGCGAAATGCTTTGCCAGTCGTTTCGCAAAATCGCTCGGCGTTTCCCCGGATGGCCCTTCACTCTGGAGGAACAGGCGACGGTTGCTGCGATTCGGGAGGAAGCAAGAATTGGGGCTGCTCTCGCGTTGGCAAAGCACCACAAGCAACTGTGTACAACGAAGATCATTTCGCGCGAAGATGACCCATTCCTTCTTCTGCTGCAACCTGCCCAAGATTTCACGGTGGGATGTGGGCTCCGCACCGCGCATGTTTGGTGGGCTTCGAGTTACGAGACCGTATTTCGAGTTCTACAGAAGCTTCGCGGGCAAGTCAGTACAATTGGAGTCGCTCACACGAACGCCCAATGGGCAGAGCTCGCGCTAAGTGTCCGCGCCGGCCGACTGTGCAAGATTGGCCAAATGCAAAAGCCGTCGTTGGGATGGGCCCACGACGGCTTTTTACCTCTCCTACCTTTGATGACAGTCGTGCGAATCGAGTAA
- a CDS encoding Sigma-54 dependent response regulator, giving the protein MAKFVVKEGPASGQEIPFPGEHFTIGRSEECEVIIADPNVSRQHAQVIARDGSAMLVDLNSSNGTFVNGNPISKVFLMDGDEIRVGETVLIYVETSIRDAVLPSGMSQRVACAPSPAKSNEGLQRSSDPLNQTRLFTVPPETLPPDALKETYLKLKTLYRIFCDLSLSTSIKEIAEIVLRAGIVSTGVERVALFVRKEDDGEWECLHQKVASRLIGREGKLPMPPAPALDGAAEAGAIVLGFLAKNGEWRTETTSPNAAIFPVCASERDAAMLYVDNPDTEVSVHKDDLDFLATLAQQMGVRLLQIQLLQQVREENVVLRRRLEQDATIVTQNPHMRRILEDTQRIAATEATVLITGETGTGKELIARTLHEFSPRRTKPFIAVNCAALPETLLESELFGHEKGAFTGALEKRIGKFELAHGGTLFLDEIGDLSQSAQAKLLRVLQEGEIQRVGGQKIIKVDVRVIAATNKDLAEEVRKGNFRQDLYYRIRVIEISLPPLRERKDDIPVLAQYFLQQLRRKFPTPVKQIAPETIQCLVAYEFPGNVRELKNIIERGLALARGETLKPEDLPAEVLLAAGCVKPRAASSTSLEEGPLPLAEVERQHIRRVLKFVHGNKLKAAALLGISRTTLYEKLKELGELEDSDAE; this is encoded by the coding sequence ATGGCTAAATTTGTCGTCAAAGAAGGTCCTGCAAGCGGGCAGGAAATCCCATTCCCCGGCGAGCATTTCACAATTGGTCGCAGCGAGGAGTGCGAAGTCATTATAGCCGACCCAAACGTCTCGCGCCAACATGCGCAAGTCATCGCGCGAGATGGCAGCGCGATGCTCGTCGACCTGAATAGTTCAAACGGAACTTTCGTCAACGGCAACCCCATTTCTAAGGTCTTCTTGATGGATGGCGACGAAATCCGAGTGGGGGAGACGGTTCTTATCTACGTCGAGACGAGTATTCGTGACGCTGTGCTCCCTTCAGGCATGAGTCAACGCGTTGCGTGTGCACCGTCCCCGGCAAAGTCGAATGAGGGATTACAGCGAAGTTCCGATCCCCTCAATCAGACGCGGCTTTTCACGGTGCCTCCAGAAACGCTCCCACCCGACGCATTGAAAGAAACCTATCTAAAACTAAAGACTCTTTACCGAATCTTCTGCGATCTTTCGCTAAGCACTTCGATCAAAGAAATCGCTGAGATCGTCTTGCGCGCAGGCATTGTCAGCACGGGAGTCGAGCGTGTTGCACTGTTTGTAAGGAAGGAAGATGATGGGGAGTGGGAATGTCTCCATCAGAAGGTAGCCTCTCGACTCATAGGCCGCGAAGGAAAGTTGCCCATGCCGCCCGCCCCCGCGTTGGATGGAGCGGCAGAAGCTGGAGCGATAGTGCTTGGTTTTCTCGCAAAAAACGGAGAATGGCGAACGGAGACGACATCCCCAAATGCTGCGATCTTCCCTGTGTGTGCAAGCGAACGTGACGCGGCCATGCTCTACGTGGACAATCCCGACACCGAAGTGTCTGTGCACAAGGATGACTTGGATTTCTTGGCGACCTTGGCGCAGCAAATGGGGGTTCGCCTGCTTCAGATCCAGTTACTCCAGCAAGTCCGCGAAGAGAATGTGGTCCTCCGCAGACGTCTCGAACAGGACGCAACCATTGTGACCCAAAACCCTCACATGCGTCGCATCCTCGAAGACACGCAGCGGATCGCGGCGACGGAGGCGACCGTACTCATCACAGGCGAAACCGGCACCGGCAAAGAATTGATCGCGCGCACGCTCCACGAGTTTTCCCCAAGGCGGACAAAACCCTTCATCGCCGTCAACTGTGCGGCGCTGCCCGAAACGCTACTCGAGAGCGAGCTTTTTGGACACGAAAAAGGAGCCTTCACCGGAGCACTGGAAAAGAGAATTGGGAAGTTTGAGTTAGCTCACGGAGGCACTTTGTTTCTGGATGAAATCGGGGACCTAAGCCAGAGCGCTCAGGCCAAACTTTTGCGGGTGCTTCAGGAGGGCGAGATTCAGCGCGTCGGGGGGCAAAAGATCATCAAGGTCGACGTCCGCGTGATCGCCGCCACCAACAAGGACCTAGCGGAAGAGGTGCGGAAAGGCAATTTCCGCCAAGACCTTTACTACCGAATCCGAGTGATCGAGATTTCGTTGCCACCACTGCGCGAACGAAAGGACGACATTCCTGTCCTCGCGCAATATTTTTTGCAGCAACTGCGACGGAAGTTCCCCACTCCGGTGAAACAAATCGCGCCGGAGACGATTCAGTGTCTTGTCGCCTACGAATTCCCCGGGAACGTGCGGGAACTTAAGAACATCATTGAGCGAGGCCTTGCACTGGCTCGCGGAGAGACTTTGAAACCGGAAGACCTGCCGGCAGAAGTTTTGTTAGCAGCCGGGTGCGTAAAACCTCGGGCAGCGTCCTCGACTTCGTTGGAGGAAGGCCCACTTCCCCTTGCTGAGGTGGAACGTCAACACATCCGGCGTGTTCTCAAATTTGTCCACGGCAACAAACTGAAAGCTGCTGCTCTGCTCGGAATCAGCCGCACAACTTTATATGAGAAGCTGAAGGAACTCGGTGAACTGGAGGATTCCGATGCAGAGTGA
- a CDS encoding 2-oxoglutarate oxidoreductase, alpha subunit encodes MDQQRDLVVRFEGDSGDGIVSMGRIFARAAARTGYHVYTYSTFLAVVRGGQVTFQARISDAPLWSQGSDPHILVALNRQAVAENANQLGKGALVIHPPFGAPCEEIPPDVEVLEIDFKEISESETGGARSKNIAALGVLLGILGFEKDPVAQIVSESFRGKGTDVTTANLNALDAGYEEGAKYAEHGARFSFPSPELRPRLLLSGNEAVALGALAAGVRFFAGYPITPASEIMEWLAGQLPKVGGVMIQAEDEIASLAMCLGASYGGVKAMTATSGPGLSLMIELLGLAGMAELPVVVVDVQRAGPSTGMPTKEAQGDLVLAAYGSHGEIPRVVIAPQTVADCFTQTVRAVNVAHQFHIPVIVLSSQSLSHRMQTIDPPDMSKLEIFEEPIYDPERDKTPFVRYPDTPDGLPVPRSIPGVPGGMYRCGGLEHNELGNPDFDPAVRRRMVSRRLKRMEAIANAFRGKTYRYDTAQATPWGLMSWGATAPVAMEAIRDLEKEGIAIRALLPHVLWPMPENAIRSFLASGIRTLFIAELNATAQFAEMLRAHFTRELLEHGIEVVTITKDEGLPFTPAEISHSIRSHLAKQSVSEVVQ; translated from the coding sequence ATGGATCAACAAAGAGACTTAGTGGTGCGTTTTGAGGGAGACTCTGGTGACGGTATTGTGTCAATGGGACGGATTTTCGCGCGCGCGGCCGCGCGAACGGGGTATCATGTTTACACCTATAGCACCTTCCTTGCCGTCGTTCGCGGAGGACAAGTTACTTTTCAAGCGCGCATTTCCGATGCGCCCCTCTGGTCCCAGGGCAGCGACCCCCATATTCTGGTTGCATTGAATCGGCAAGCCGTCGCCGAAAATGCGAACCAATTAGGAAAAGGAGCATTGGTAATTCACCCACCCTTTGGCGCACCGTGCGAAGAAATTCCTCCTGATGTGGAAGTCCTTGAGATTGACTTCAAAGAAATTTCCGAAAGTGAGACCGGGGGAGCTCGCAGCAAAAACATCGCAGCTCTGGGAGTCTTGCTGGGAATTCTGGGATTTGAGAAAGACCCCGTTGCTCAAATTGTAAGTGAGTCATTTCGGGGTAAAGGCACAGATGTCACTACCGCGAACCTTAATGCGCTCGACGCTGGCTATGAAGAGGGTGCCAAGTATGCTGAGCATGGCGCCCGCTTTTCGTTTCCCTCGCCCGAATTGCGTCCACGGCTTCTGCTGTCCGGAAATGAGGCAGTGGCATTAGGCGCTCTCGCTGCTGGCGTTCGTTTCTTCGCCGGCTACCCCATTACGCCGGCAAGTGAAATTATGGAGTGGCTTGCCGGGCAACTCCCAAAAGTCGGTGGCGTGATGATCCAAGCAGAGGATGAAATCGCATCGCTGGCAATGTGCCTTGGAGCCTCCTACGGGGGGGTGAAAGCAATGACAGCCACCAGTGGGCCGGGACTCTCCCTTATGATTGAGCTTTTAGGGCTCGCGGGCATGGCGGAGTTACCTGTGGTGGTGGTAGATGTCCAACGTGCTGGCCCCTCGACGGGTATGCCAACAAAAGAAGCCCAAGGAGACTTGGTGTTGGCAGCCTATGGTTCTCACGGAGAGATCCCGCGCGTGGTGATCGCCCCCCAAACCGTGGCCGACTGCTTCACGCAAACGGTGCGGGCAGTGAACGTTGCCCATCAATTCCATATCCCCGTCATCGTCCTGAGCAGCCAATCCCTGAGCCATCGCATGCAGACGATCGATCCGCCTGATATGTCGAAATTGGAGATTTTTGAAGAGCCCATCTACGATCCAGAGCGTGACAAAACACCGTTTGTCCGCTATCCCGACACTCCTGACGGCCTGCCGGTCCCGCGCAGTATTCCTGGGGTTCCGGGCGGGATGTACCGCTGTGGCGGATTGGAACACAACGAGCTTGGGAATCCGGATTTTGACCCAGCGGTGCGACGACGAATGGTAAGCCGACGGTTGAAGCGCATGGAAGCGATTGCGAACGCGTTCCGCGGCAAAACCTACCGTTATGATACCGCTCAGGCGACGCCATGGGGACTAATGAGTTGGGGGGCAACAGCGCCTGTCGCAATGGAAGCGATTCGTGATTTAGAGAAGGAAGGCATCGCGATTCGAGCGCTTCTGCCTCACGTGCTGTGGCCCATGCCAGAAAATGCGATTCGTAGCTTCCTCGCCAGCGGCATCCGCACGCTATTCATTGCAGAGCTGAACGCCACCGCTCAGTTCGCAGAAATGTTAAGGGCTCACTTTACACGCGAGCTTTTGGAGCACGGAATTGAGGTCGTGACCATTACGAAGGACGAAGGGCTTCCGTTCACCCCTGCAGAAATCAGCCATAGCATCCGCAGCCACCTCGCCAAGCAAAGTGTGTCGGAGGTAGTTCAATGA